The proteins below are encoded in one region of Methylobacillus flagellatus KT:
- a CDS encoding MFS transporter yields the protein MTSDTSSYPLRNIAFLKLLAFRVSITFSYQIMAVVVGWHIYQITRDPLSLGLIGLAEVIPYFCTALFAGYAVDRYSRRLFGVMASIVLAINALVLAGIAAGWLWHPSESSQFIYLSIACVGFARAFIGPSYSALFALVLPRQQFARAASIGSSVLQTGLVLGPAIGGGVIALAGISTAYACSAVFAGVAVVAMLSLKVKTPVVEMGAPVFASIAQGLRFVFSNQVMLGAQALDMFAVLFGGAVAMLPMFIHDVFQHGPEGLGILRAAPAVGAIATGIWLTHHPVNRRAGRILLVAVAGFGLSIIAFALSRNFWLAAFLLLISGICDGVSVVVRTTIMQLITPDDMRGRVSAINGIFIGSSNELGAFESGIAARLMGLIPSVIFGGAMTIAVVGVVARFAPKLRRLNMRDLH from the coding sequence ATGACATCTGATACATCCTCTTACCCGCTGCGCAATATTGCCTTCCTGAAGCTGCTGGCTTTCCGCGTCAGCATCACGTTCTCGTACCAGATCATGGCAGTGGTGGTGGGCTGGCATATCTACCAGATCACGCGCGACCCCCTATCGCTGGGCCTGATCGGCCTGGCCGAAGTGATTCCTTATTTCTGTACTGCCCTGTTCGCCGGTTATGCCGTTGATCGCTATTCCCGTCGCCTGTTCGGCGTGATGGCAAGCATCGTGCTCGCGATCAATGCCCTGGTGTTGGCCGGGATCGCTGCCGGATGGTTGTGGCATCCCAGCGAGTCGTCGCAATTCATCTATCTTTCGATTGCCTGCGTTGGTTTTGCACGCGCTTTCATCGGCCCGTCTTATAGCGCCCTGTTCGCGCTGGTATTGCCGCGCCAGCAATTTGCGCGCGCCGCCAGCATCGGCAGTTCGGTGTTGCAGACCGGGTTGGTGCTGGGACCGGCGATCGGGGGCGGTGTGATCGCCCTCGCGGGCATCAGCACGGCTTACGCCTGTTCCGCAGTATTCGCGGGGGTCGCCGTCGTTGCTATGTTGAGCCTGAAGGTGAAGACGCCGGTTGTCGAGATGGGGGCCCCGGTGTTTGCCAGCATCGCCCAGGGCTTGCGCTTTGTCTTCAGCAACCAGGTCATGCTGGGCGCGCAGGCGCTGGACATGTTTGCCGTATTGTTCGGCGGCGCGGTCGCCATGCTGCCGATGTTCATCCATGATGTGTTCCAGCACGGGCCGGAAGGCCTTGGCATCCTGCGCGCCGCCCCTGCGGTGGGTGCGATCGCCACCGGCATCTGGCTCACACATCACCCGGTCAATCGCCGGGCCGGGCGGATATTGCTGGTGGCGGTGGCAGGATTCGGGCTCAGCATCATTGCCTTTGCCTTGAGCAGGAATTTCTGGCTCGCGGCGTTTCTGCTTCTGATTTCCGGCATCTGCGACGGCGTGTCGGTCGTGGTGCGGACGACGATCATGCAATTGATCACCCCGGATGACATGCGAGGCCGTGTTTCCGCAATCAATGGCATATTCATCGGTTCTTCCAACGAGCTGGGCGCTTTCGAGTCGGGCATCGCAGCCAGGCTGATGGGCTTGATCCCTTCCGTCATTTTCGGTGGAGCGATGACGATCGCGGTAGTAGGCGTAGTGGCG
- a CDS encoding VanZ family protein, with translation MLILLVAGIFIGGEAPGAGSLFPPPWDKVVHFFVFGAVGVLTGLAFFRLPLVAVWIIVVMLGAADELHQLYIEGRQAGLDDLLADALGGLAALPVLALVRRWLGQYS, from the coding sequence ATGCTCATCCTGTTGGTTGCTGGCATTTTTATCGGGGGGGAGGCGCCTGGAGCAGGCTCGTTGTTTCCACCGCCCTGGGATAAGGTCGTGCATTTCTTCGTCTTTGGTGCCGTTGGGGTGCTTACTGGCCTGGCCTTTTTCCGGTTGCCGCTGGTTGCCGTCTGGATCATCGTGGTGATGCTGGGCGCTGCCGATGAGCTGCACCAGCTGTATATTGAGGGGAGGCAGGCTGGCCTGGACGACTTGCTGGCAGATGCACTGGGAGGCTTGGCCGCATTACCGGTGCTTGCCTTGGTGCGGCGCTGGCTGGGCCAATATTCCTGA